A window of the Streptomyces sp. NBC_00250 genome harbors these coding sequences:
- a CDS encoding SGNH/GDSL hydrolase family protein has product MTPDQASAPVALAISVESEATAPMPVALATTPAALPAHAALPVPAPAPARVPPPRPRPRPGTTGTVRFVVLGDSLSEGVGDRVDGAWRGWAPLLADGLAAEGQETAFLNLAVSGALSGDVADRQAPRALAFRPHLASVVVGVNDTLRRTFDIGVLARRLGRVCADLDDAGAVLLTACLPDPGRMLGLPPPLARPLARRQRSVNAVVHALSARYGAVHLHLADDSWTEDRTLWSADRLHPGERGHRAVAEGFHRLLADRGLAHGAPPAREPGLPPPSRAETVLWLATAGTGWLVRRSHDLLPQLLLLAGAELRHWADGTGPAPLDARADDALAAALTATMGR; this is encoded by the coding sequence ATGACACCGGACCAGGCGTCCGCCCCGGTCGCGCTCGCGATCTCGGTGGAGTCCGAGGCGACGGCCCCGATGCCCGTCGCGCTCGCCACCACTCCCGCCGCGCTCCCTGCTCACGCCGCGCTCCCCGTCCCCGCCCCCGCCCCCGCCCGCGTACCCCCGCCCCGCCCCCGCCCCCGTCCGGGGACCACCGGCACCGTCCGGTTCGTCGTGCTCGGGGACTCGCTCAGCGAGGGCGTCGGGGACCGGGTGGACGGGGCCTGGCGGGGGTGGGCGCCGCTCCTCGCCGACGGGCTCGCGGCCGAGGGGCAGGAGACGGCGTTCCTGAACCTCGCGGTCAGCGGGGCGCTCAGCGGTGACGTCGCAGACCGGCAGGCCCCCCGAGCCCTCGCCTTCCGTCCCCACCTCGCCTCCGTCGTCGTCGGTGTCAACGACACCCTGCGCCGCACCTTCGACATCGGGGTGCTCGCCCGCCGTCTGGGCCGGGTCTGCGCCGACCTCGACGACGCCGGAGCCGTACTCCTGACGGCCTGTCTGCCCGACCCCGGCCGGATGCTCGGCCTGCCGCCCCCGTTGGCGCGCCCGCTCGCCCGCCGCCAGCGGTCCGTCAACGCCGTCGTGCACGCCCTCTCCGCTCGCTACGGCGCCGTCCACCTGCACCTCGCCGACGACAGCTGGACCGAGGACCGCACCCTGTGGAGCGCCGACCGGCTGCACCCCGGCGAGCGCGGCCACCGGGCCGTCGCCGAGGGGTTCCACCGGCTCCTCGCCGACCGGGGCCTCGCCCACGGGGCGCCGCCCGCCCGGGAGCCCGGCCTGCCGCCGCCGAGCCGTGCCGAGACCGTGCTCTGGCTCGCCACCGCCGGTACCGGCTGGCTCGTCCGGCGCAGTCACGACCTGCTGCCGCAGCTCCTGCTGCTCGCCGGTGCCGAACTGCGTCACTGGGCCGACGGCACCGGTCCCGCACCCCTCGACGCGCGGGCGGACGACGCCCTCGCCGCCGCACTCACGGCCACAATGGGGAGATGA